The Polaribacter tangerinus genome has a segment encoding these proteins:
- the pglZ gene encoding BREX-1 system phosphatase PglZ type A gives MSKITESLTKLFNQHRVVFWYDAKQELREEYENISIEGIKKIEGEKNPFEIKVSIYQDSNQKFLFYFPYEKPSNESNWLLDMELAYHVFQTDQEALYLQELELDYAYKSLISENIQFFSAKERREKLKELLGKGDEHLEIRYKMLSVVFGSDQLNIYSFLLAHLNALANDNSKFDRDLERYDLLEFYWSQIKKAFHFSGDNLNILEFIIDVFHSTSSIGVESRHTKEGRVLLSQWKDSITYKDAYRILSKQIAEALDIQEKLDKIPYDKILNDDHYELLEKKVVSSLNEEVVNQRIKFETVLSQVKKRKSSFWFNDYRFYYDCLVYASQLLELVPKYTQKDFISIESGIKEYESTLFKVDQLYRKFIWSYRETNQNRVLNQLYLKIEKVYSNDWLLTINNSWQQIIDSNTKWPIKGINSQQLFFKTHVKPLVDKKQKVFVVISDAMRYECGEELATMIQNENRYQASVESMIGSLPSYTQLGMASLLPRKDKITIKQGSDLILVDGISSLGVDGRTRILKANSGCRATAIHSEKFMRMNSSTEGRSFAKSYDVIYIYSNLIDKTGDDKTSEDRVFDAANEELENLIDLIKKIAAVNGNKILITSDHGFIYQHHKIDESDFSRTNISGDVWKSNRRFVIGSKLKTDETCKAFKGDDLGLQSDVDFLIPKSINRLLAKSAGSRFVHGGSTLQEITIPLITVSKKREDTTRQVEVDIIQTTDRITSNLLVVSFIQSEMISEVVLSRSIRAELIAEDGTSLSDSFNYDFDFTEGSERQREVRKKFTLNYKASGKYKNQRVKLLLEEPVNGTSKWKKYKEFFFSLNISFTNDFDDF, from the coding sequence ATGAGTAAGATAACAGAAAGTTTAACGAAATTATTTAATCAACATAGAGTTGTGTTTTGGTATGATGCCAAGCAAGAGCTTCGTGAAGAATATGAAAACATTTCTATTGAAGGTATTAAAAAAATAGAAGGAGAGAAAAATCCATTTGAAATCAAAGTTTCTATTTATCAAGATTCAAATCAGAAATTTCTTTTTTACTTCCCCTATGAAAAACCATCTAATGAGTCTAATTGGTTATTAGATATGGAATTGGCATATCATGTTTTCCAAACAGATCAAGAGGCGCTTTACCTTCAGGAATTAGAATTGGACTATGCATACAAGTCATTGATTTCAGAAAATATTCAATTCTTTTCAGCAAAAGAGAGACGTGAAAAGTTGAAGGAATTGTTAGGTAAAGGAGATGAGCACTTAGAAATTAGATATAAGATGCTGTCAGTTGTCTTCGGTTCTGATCAATTGAATATCTATTCATTCTTGTTGGCTCATCTGAACGCACTGGCCAATGACAACTCTAAGTTTGATAGAGATTTAGAAAGATATGATTTATTAGAGTTCTACTGGTCTCAAATTAAAAAGGCATTTCACTTTAGTGGTGACAATTTAAATATCCTTGAGTTTATTATTGATGTGTTTCATTCTACCTCATCAATTGGAGTTGAATCTCGACACACTAAAGAAGGAAGAGTTTTATTATCTCAGTGGAAGGACTCAATCACCTATAAAGATGCCTACAGAATCTTGTCTAAACAAATTGCTGAAGCATTAGATATTCAGGAAAAACTTGATAAAATTCCTTATGATAAAATTCTTAATGATGATCATTATGAACTTCTTGAGAAGAAGGTGGTTTCAAGTCTAAATGAGGAAGTCGTTAATCAAAGAATTAAGTTTGAAACTGTTCTTTCTCAAGTAAAAAAACGAAAAAGTAGTTTTTGGTTTAATGATTATAGATTTTACTACGATTGCCTTGTCTACGCTTCTCAATTATTAGAATTGGTCCCGAAATATACCCAGAAAGACTTTATCAGTATTGAATCGGGCATTAAAGAATATGAATCCACTTTATTTAAAGTTGATCAACTTTACCGAAAGTTTATTTGGTCCTATCGAGAGACTAACCAAAACAGAGTTTTAAATCAACTTTACCTAAAAATTGAGAAGGTATATTCAAATGATTGGTTACTCACTATTAATAATTCATGGCAACAAATAATTGATAGTAATACGAAGTGGCCAATTAAAGGAATTAATTCTCAACAATTGTTCTTTAAAACTCACGTAAAACCTTTAGTCGACAAAAAACAAAAGGTTTTTGTAGTGATCTCTGATGCGATGCGCTATGAGTGTGGTGAGGAATTAGCAACTATGATTCAAAATGAAAATCGTTACCAAGCATCTGTAGAATCTATGATAGGTTCACTACCATCATATACTCAATTAGGGATGGCTTCACTGCTTCCTCGTAAAGATAAAATCACAATCAAACAAGGTTCAGATTTAATATTGGTTGATGGTATCTCCTCTTTAGGGGTGGATGGAAGAACAAGGATTCTTAAGGCTAATTCTGGTTGTAGAGCTACTGCAATTCATTCTGAAAAATTTATGAGGATGAATTCCTCTACAGAAGGAAGATCATTTGCTAAATCCTATGATGTAATATATATCTACTCAAATTTAATTGATAAAACAGGAGATGATAAAACTTCAGAAGATAGAGTTTTTGACGCTGCAAATGAAGAACTTGAAAATTTGATTGACTTAATAAAGAAAATTGCTGCTGTAAATGGTAATAAAATTTTAATTACTTCAGATCACGGATTCATTTACCAACACCATAAAATTGATGAGAGTGATTTTAGTAGAACTAATATTAGTGGAGATGTATGGAAATCTAATAGGAGATTTGTAATTGGCAGTAAATTGAAAACCGATGAAACTTGTAAGGCATTCAAAGGTGACGATTTGGGCCTACAGTCTGATGTAGATTTTCTTATTCCTAAATCAATAAATAGGTTGCTTGCAAAGAGTGCTGGGTCTCGTTTTGTACATGGCGGATCTACTCTTCAGGAAATAACTATCCCATTGATAACAGTTTCTAAAAAACGAGAAGACACAACTCGACAGGTAGAAGTGGACATAATTCAAACCACTGACCGAATCACCTCTAACCTACTTGTTGTATCCTTCATTCAATCTGAAATGATTTCTGAGGTTGTATTATCCAGATCAATACGTGCAGAACTTATTGCAGAGGATGGGACATCTCTGAGTGATTCATTTAATTATGATTTTGATTTTACAGAAGGATCAGAAAGACAAAGAGAGGTTCGCAAAAAATTTACCCTTAATTATAAAGCGAGCGGAAAATATAAGAATCAACGTGTTAAACTTCTATTGGAAGAACCAGTTAACGGAACCTCTAAATGGAAGAAATATAAGGAGTTTTTCTTCTCTTTAAATATCTCATTTACTAATGACTTTGACGACTTTTAA
- the brxL gene encoding BREX system Lon protease-like protein BrxL, translating into MKPLDKKINDYFPGKVVRKDLTKLVKGNAIVPTYVLEYLLGQYCATDDENTIKEGIDTVKRIITNHFVHRDEAQIVKSTIKERGSHRIIDKVSIRLNDREDRYEAFFANIGLSKIPISDEVVKEHPKLLSGGVWCILTMGYVSTDEKKATPWVVEQIKPIQISNIDIEEFKSMREKFTTDEWLDLLLQTMGLNPDEFTKRSKLLQITRLVPFVENNYNLIELGPKGTGKSHVFSELSPHGILISGGEVSKAKLFVNNSSGEIGLVGYWDVVAYDEFAGKTKRTDRGLVDIMKNYMANKSFSRGTEVYGASASMVFVGNTDHSVPYMMKHSDLFDALPKDYYDTAFLDRMHAYIPGWEVQKLRNDMFTSDYGFIVDYLAEVLKELRKEDRTNDFNEFYQLSDSITTRDKTSISKTYAGLSKVLYPDGNPDVLEMKELLDFSIECRKRVKDQLRKMDETFEEVDFSYTIRGLEDRYEVKTLEEIDYGELQDLREVREIDHETEDIVENPTNPIPLSELLTEGQKIIRDNQSGISYDNLFGSYLLDATKIKLIDPYIRLPYQLRNFMEFVRLINDKKDPLSELDLHIVTTNSEEYIEGIKEKFDLMTYSLESMGINFTYEFDEYIHDRSIEMDNGWKIVLGRGLDIWQKTGGYADITDYIQERRLCKACEITFVKV; encoded by the coding sequence ATGAAACCATTAGATAAAAAAATTAATGATTACTTCCCTGGTAAAGTAGTTCGAAAGGACTTAACTAAACTGGTTAAAGGGAACGCTATTGTACCAACTTATGTGTTGGAGTATCTTCTTGGGCAGTACTGTGCTACAGACGATGAAAATACCATCAAAGAAGGTATTGATACAGTTAAACGAATTATAACCAATCATTTTGTTCATAGAGATGAAGCACAGATTGTAAAATCAACAATTAAGGAAAGAGGCTCGCATCGAATTATAGATAAAGTATCTATTAGACTCAATGATCGTGAGGATAGATATGAAGCATTCTTTGCGAATATTGGATTGAGTAAAATTCCAATTTCTGATGAAGTTGTAAAAGAACATCCTAAATTGTTATCAGGAGGTGTATGGTGTATCCTAACCATGGGATATGTATCAACTGATGAGAAGAAGGCAACACCATGGGTTGTGGAACAGATTAAACCGATACAAATCTCAAATATCGACATCGAAGAATTCAAATCAATGAGGGAGAAATTCACCACGGATGAGTGGTTGGATTTACTTCTTCAAACAATGGGTTTAAATCCTGATGAGTTCACCAAGAGATCAAAGCTGCTTCAAATTACACGTCTTGTTCCATTTGTCGAAAACAATTACAACCTTATTGAATTAGGTCCCAAGGGAACTGGTAAATCCCATGTTTTTTCAGAATTATCTCCCCATGGAATTTTGATTTCAGGTGGTGAAGTATCAAAGGCAAAGTTGTTTGTTAATAATAGTTCAGGGGAAATTGGACTGGTTGGATATTGGGATGTAGTTGCATATGATGAATTTGCAGGAAAAACTAAAAGAACAGATAGAGGACTTGTTGATATCATGAAAAACTATATGGCCAATAAATCATTCTCTCGTGGAACTGAGGTTTATGGTGCATCTGCATCTATGGTTTTTGTAGGAAACACAGATCATTCTGTTCCTTATATGATGAAACACAGTGATTTATTTGATGCTCTACCAAAAGATTATTACGATACTGCATTTTTAGACCGTATGCATGCGTATATACCCGGTTGGGAAGTTCAAAAACTCAGAAACGATATGTTTACCTCAGATTATGGTTTTATAGTCGATTATTTGGCTGAAGTTTTAAAAGAATTGAGGAAAGAGGACAGAACTAATGATTTTAATGAATTTTATCAACTCTCAGATTCTATTACAACAAGAGATAAAACTTCTATATCAAAAACATATGCAGGTCTATCTAAAGTATTATATCCTGACGGAAACCCTGATGTACTAGAGATGAAAGAACTTTTAGACTTTTCAATTGAATGTAGAAAAAGAGTAAAGGATCAATTGAGAAAAATGGATGAAACTTTTGAAGAAGTTGATTTTAGTTACACAATAAGGGGTTTAGAAGATCGCTACGAGGTAAAAACTCTTGAGGAAATCGATTATGGAGAGTTACAAGACTTACGAGAAGTTAGAGAAATAGATCACGAAACAGAAGATATAGTTGAAAATCCTACTAACCCAATACCTTTATCAGAATTACTTACAGAAGGGCAAAAAATCATAAGAGATAATCAATCAGGAATTTCATATGATAATTTATTTGGATCTTATCTATTAGATGCAACTAAGATAAAACTCATAGATCCATATATTCGACTACCATATCAACTTCGAAACTTTATGGAATTTGTTCGTCTTATTAATGATAAAAAAGACCCATTAAGTGAATTAGATCTCCATATAGTTACCACAAATAGTGAAGAATATATAGAAGGAATAAAGGAGAAGTTTGATTTGATGACTTATTCTTTAGAATCAATGGGAATTAATTTTACTTATGAGTTTGATGAGTATATCCACGACCGATCAATTGAAATGGATAATGGTTGGAAGATAGTTCTCGGCAGAGGATTAGATATATGGCAAAAGACAGGAGGTTATGCTGATATTACTGATTACATTCAAGAACGTAGATTATGTAAAGCTTGTGAAATAACTTTTGTGAAAGTATAA
- a CDS encoding recombinase family protein has translation MINSIIYSRVSSESERQDTQRQTSELKEYANRMGYNVIKVYEEKVSGFKKNEQRPIFSKMLEDIKTNEIDKVLVWELSRIGRSVLQSLQNIQTLHDLKVGIYIKNFNLETLNDDKTPNSLSMFMVQILFSVASMESQMTLSRLKSGYKNHIKKHGSKSVGRKKGNIDSDETILNRHSDIVKLLKRKISIRNVAAITNKSTNTVLKVKRLL, from the coding sequence ATGATAAACTCAATAATTTATTCAAGAGTAAGTTCCGAATCTGAAAGACAAGATACCCAGAGACAAACATCAGAATTAAAAGAATATGCCAATAGAATGGGATATAATGTAATTAAAGTCTATGAAGAGAAGGTCAGTGGATTTAAAAAGAATGAACAAAGACCTATTTTCTCTAAAATGTTAGAAGATATTAAAACGAATGAAATTGACAAGGTTTTAGTTTGGGAACTAAGTAGGATTGGAAGAAGTGTTCTTCAATCATTGCAAAATATTCAAACACTTCATGATTTAAAAGTTGGAATCTATATTAAGAACTTTAATCTTGAAACTCTTAACGATGACAAAACACCAAATAGTCTGTCTATGTTCATGGTTCAGATACTGTTTAGTGTTGCAAGTATGGAATCTCAAATGACTCTTAGTCGTTTAAAATCTGGTTATAAAAACCATATCAAGAAACACGGATCCAAAAGTGTTGGAAGAAAAAAAGGAAATATTGATAGTGATGAAACAATATTAAATAGACACTCAGATATAGTAAAATTATTAAAAAGAAAGATTTCTATTAGGAATGTAGCCGCAATAACGAATAAGTCTACTAACACTGTTCTGAAAGTAAAAAGACTTCTTTAA
- a CDS encoding DNA modification methylase gives MKNLKEQFEVVKIDQIVKVEEFKNFYESQSKDSENQLKSSLEQEGQLLPLIISRDFQLIDGYRRLKLLCALSRTEVKVQFVDSDPSIDFRLSLNMYRVKTAKDLTKEVLQVFKSVEKRQGQGNNGKSYDRYTIIKEKLDYRWKSPKAIRQLDKIIENDFKENLLLNGVVTKGWNLSDCEKYLSELKNIDLTKNHGFTEQLTKGELTIKQVNKFIEEKEDLQNNYKDTFVIPEKATTFKMNCVDIKDISSFLEKIATLFTSIPYYMLRGYDKKNLSFELGHEKTPEEFADNVGKIFGEVEGVLNETSNVFVNIGDTYDKGCAMDIPGLVKAAILKHTKLKYKECLIWSKPNPKPQNETVKRPVNQIEYILWFVVNPEKAKYNLLKYMDGEKEIRVTSGAKDVDENGTVWKKVKSLTKPYKKIYNHIAAQDVDHMIKCTTGKNKPAYDAFPTGHPALMAELLPVIPILMTTDETDWVYDPFGGANTTGRISLLLNRQYLGTELSTHYHRVGCKVLENSVKEINHQDLEFIHSEFTEPKELQIAA, from the coding sequence ATGAAAAATTTAAAAGAACAATTCGAAGTTGTAAAAATCGATCAAATCGTAAAAGTTGAAGAATTCAAAAACTTCTATGAGTCACAATCAAAAGATTCAGAAAATCAGTTAAAATCTTCTTTAGAACAGGAAGGACAGTTATTACCTTTAATCATTTCAAGAGATTTTCAATTAATCGATGGATATCGTCGACTTAAGTTACTATGTGCTTTAAGTAGAACAGAAGTAAAAGTTCAATTTGTAGATTCGGACCCTTCAATAGATTTTCGATTGTCATTAAACATGTACCGAGTAAAGACCGCTAAAGATCTTACCAAAGAGGTTTTACAAGTTTTTAAATCGGTTGAGAAACGTCAAGGTCAAGGGAACAATGGAAAGTCTTACGATCGTTACACGATTATTAAAGAAAAACTTGATTACCGATGGAAATCTCCCAAGGCAATCCGTCAGTTAGATAAAATTATCGAAAATGACTTTAAGGAAAATCTATTATTAAATGGAGTTGTAACCAAAGGGTGGAACTTATCAGATTGTGAAAAGTATTTAAGTGAATTAAAAAATATTGATTTAACCAAAAATCATGGATTCACAGAACAGTTAACAAAAGGAGAACTTACCATTAAACAAGTCAATAAATTTATTGAAGAGAAAGAAGATCTTCAAAATAATTACAAAGACACTTTTGTAATTCCTGAAAAGGCAACCACTTTTAAGATGAATTGTGTTGATATTAAAGATATTTCTTCATTCTTAGAAAAGATTGCTACACTATTTACTTCCATCCCATATTATATGTTGCGTGGTTACGATAAGAAAAATTTAAGCTTTGAATTGGGTCATGAAAAGACTCCGGAAGAGTTTGCTGATAATGTTGGAAAGATTTTTGGGGAAGTTGAAGGAGTTCTTAATGAAACGTCAAACGTATTTGTAAATATTGGTGACACCTATGATAAAGGTTGTGCGATGGATATACCGGGTTTGGTGAAAGCAGCGATATTAAAACACACAAAACTAAAATACAAAGAGTGTTTAATTTGGTCCAAACCCAATCCTAAACCTCAGAACGAGACTGTAAAAAGACCTGTAAACCAGATTGAGTACATATTATGGTTTGTTGTGAACCCTGAAAAGGCGAAGTATAACTTATTAAAATATATGGATGGAGAAAAAGAAATCAGAGTTACCTCAGGAGCTAAAGATGTTGATGAAAACGGAACAGTTTGGAAGAAAGTAAAATCCTTAACAAAGCCATATAAAAAGATCTACAATCATATTGCAGCACAAGATGTTGATCATATGATTAAGTGTACCACCGGTAAAAACAAACCTGCATACGATGCCTTCCCAACAGGTCATCCGGCATTGATGGCGGAACTACTTCCAGTAATCCCAATTCTAATGACTACAGACGAGACAGACTGGGTATACGATCCTTTTGGGGGTGCCAACACCACTGGTAGAATTTCATTACTACTCAACAGACAATACTTAGGAACTGAACTATCTACACACTACCATAGAGTGGGTTGTAAGGTTCTTGAGAACTCTGTCAAAGAGATTAACCATCAAGATTTAGAGTTCATTCATAGCGAGTTCACTGAACCCAAAGAATTACAAATAGCAGCATAA
- a CDS encoding helix-turn-helix domain-containing protein, translated as MNRQKAIGQTTFNNSDEKYLSRSETAKLLHVTEVTLNNWEKKNILVPSRIGRRVLYKEAEVLDRLDHAA; from the coding sequence TTGAACCGACAGAAGGCAATAGGTCAGACTACTTTTAATAACTCAGATGAAAAGTATTTAAGTAGAAGTGAAACTGCAAAATTACTTCATGTAACAGAAGTAACTCTTAATAACTGGGAGAAGAAAAATATACTTGTTCCGAGTAGAATAGGTAGACGTGTCTTATATAAAGAGGCTGAAGTTTTGGATAGATTGGACCATGCTGCATAA
- a CDS encoding type III pantothenate kinase — translation MKLAVDIGNTRGKAAVFEGDNLLELVVFDKRKIISEIKKIVKKFSVSSGILSNVATISTLKRKKLQEILPFVILSSTSKLPFTNLYKTPKTLGVDRIALVASAVKQFPKKNVLIIDAGTCITYDFVNDKAAYLGGAISLGIQLRFKALHAFTANLPLVELTDNNALIGKNTTESIASGVVNGVAKEIDGIIDMYKKENLHLTVVLTGGDTIFLSKQLKSSIFATQNFLLQGLNEILKLNEHK, via the coding sequence ATGAAATTAGCAGTAGATATAGGGAATACAAGAGGTAAAGCAGCTGTTTTTGAGGGCGATAACTTGTTGGAGTTGGTGGTTTTTGACAAGCGAAAAATAATTTCAGAAATAAAAAAAATTGTCAAAAAATTTTCAGTTTCTAGCGGAATTTTATCTAATGTGGCTACAATATCTACTTTAAAAAGAAAAAAGTTACAAGAAATTTTGCCATTTGTAATACTAAGTTCTACTAGCAAGCTACCTTTTACTAATTTATACAAAACACCAAAAACTTTGGGGGTAGATAGAATAGCTTTGGTGGCATCTGCGGTAAAACAATTTCCAAAAAAAAACGTTTTAATTATAGATGCGGGTACTTGCATTACCTACGATTTTGTAAATGACAAAGCAGCCTATTTGGGTGGTGCAATATCTTTGGGTATTCAATTAAGATTTAAGGCTTTACATGCATTTACAGCGAACTTACCGTTGGTGGAACTAACAGATAATAATGCACTTATCGGTAAAAACACCACAGAAAGTATAGCTTCGGGTGTTGTAAATGGGGTTGCTAAGGAGATAGATGGAATTATCGATATGTACAAAAAAGAAAATTTACATTTAACAGTAGTTTTAACAGGAGGAGACACAATTTTTTTGTCAAAACAATTAAAAAGTAGCATATTTGCCACTCAAAATTTTCTCCTCCAAGGATTAAATGAAATATTGAAACTTAACGAACACAAATGA